One Peromyscus maniculatus bairdii isolate BWxNUB_F1_BW_parent chromosome 14, HU_Pman_BW_mat_3.1, whole genome shotgun sequence genomic window carries:
- the LOC143268507 gene encoding disintegrin and metalloproteinase domain-containing protein 20-like produces MLSRTWGMKPVERPVTPRLPLLLVAVWVLLLVPSHCFQGRPTWRFISSEVVIPRKETYHGKGFQPPGRLSYSLRFRGQRHTIHLRRKTLIWPRHLLLTTQDDQGALQMDYPFFPADCYYIGYLEGIPQSMVTLDTCYGGLNGVIMFDDLVYEIKPLNDSHRFEHFISQIVTDSETVGPMNEWKHVDHSVSPLSSKTNFTVAPRMSSRDYATHPAAVKGHFQATYYVYYGIQNATRIGVYLFSLISLMDTYMRNIHMRYYAFLLTVYTTWDPFSHDARVPGSSSHRYYIDTFYGRFNPDASSIIHTTSPDEFAPVVQSICTSNALTWVGQNDRYYIFVSVVVANRVGRNLGIDFDDESYCVCQRRRTCVMFRIPLLTDVYSNCSLVQINQILNTPGTMPCLFYDRHTYYNTSLTYSICGNAVLNEGEQCDCGSHKACYADSCCQSDCRLTRGSICDRESCCINCTYSPAGTLCRSVRNICDLPEYCSGNGIHCPTDSYLQDGTPCSEEGYCYRGNCTDRSMHCKEIFGASARDGNQKCYDINKERYRFGHCQRAEESLLFTPCADRDKMCGRLQCTNITHLPHLQEHVSFHQSLIAGFSCFGLDEHRSTDSTDAGRVRHGTPCSQTNFCDRGSCNGTLTELNYDCTPEKCNFRGVCNNHRNCHCHVGWDPPDCVGEGPGGSANSGPPPRKMGTIRQSQLPLIYVRVVVGRIYVFIGSLLFGMAVRVAATKTIKFEDLQAALLRHGTSATAPK; encoded by the coding sequence ATGTTATCTCGGACCTGGGGCATGAAGCCAGTGGAAAGACCTGTGACTCCCAGGCTCCCCCTCTTACTGGTAGCAGTCTGGGTGCTGCTCCTGGTTCCAAGCCACTGTTTTCAAGGCCGTCCCACATGGCGTTTTATCTCATCAGAGGTGGTCATTCCTCGGAAGGAGACATACCATGGTAAGGGATTTCAACCACCAGGACGGCTCTCCTACAGCTTGCGTTTCAGGGGCCAGAGACACACCATCCACCTGAGAAGAAAGACACTTATTTGGCCCAGGCACTTGCTGCTGACAACTCAGGATGACCAAGGAGCCTTACAGATGGATTATCCGTTTTTCCCTGCAGATTGTTACTATATTGGCTACCTGGAGGGGATCCCTCAATCCATGGTCACTCTGGATACTTGTTATGGGGGCCTGAATGGGGTCATAATGTTTGATGACCTTGTCTATGAAATCAAACCCCTCAATGATTCACACAGGTTCGAGCACTTTATTTCTCAGATAGTGACTGACTCTGAAACAGTCGGGCCTATGAATGAATGGAAGCATGTGGACCATAGCGTAAGCCCCCTCTCCTCCAAAACAAATTTCACTGTGGCGCCCAGAATGTCTAGTAGAGACTATGCTACACATCCAGCTGCTGTAAAAGGCCATTTTCAAGCAACTTATTATGTATATTATGGAATCCAAAATGCTACTAGAATTGGCGTATATTTGTTTTCGCTAATCAGTTTAATGGACACCTATATGAGAAATATCCATATGCGCTACTATGCCTTTCTCTTGACTGTGTATACCACTTGGGATCCATTTAGTCACGACGCCAGAGTACCAGGAAGTTCGTCTCACAGATATTATATCGATACCTTTTATGGAAGATTTAACCCTGACGCTTCAAGTATAATTCATACGACTTCGCCCGATGAATTTGCACCTGTTGTACAGAGTATCTGTACTTCCAATGCTCTAACCTGGGTTGGTCAAAATGACCGATACTATATATTTGTGTCTGTTGTAGTAGCCAACCGTGTAGGGAGGAATTTAGGTATAGATTTTGATGATGAGAGTTACTGTGTTTGCCAGAGAAGGCGCACCTGTGTTATGTTCAGGATACCTCTGCTAACAGATGTTTACAGCAATTGTTCCCTTGTACAGATAAACCAAATACTCAATACCCCCGGTACCATGCCGTGTCTTTTCTATGACCGTCATACTTATTATAATACATCACTGACCTATAGTATTTGTGGCAATGCGGTACTAAATGAAGGTGAGCAATGTGACTGTGGCTCACACAAGGCATGTTATGCAGATTCCTGCTGCCAGAGTGATTGCAGATTGACAAGAGGTAGCATTTGTGATAGAGAATCATGCTGCATAAACTGCACCTATAGTCCTGCTGGGACACTCTGCAGAAGTGTCCGCAACATATGTGATCTTCCAGAGTACTGCAGTGGGAATGGAATCCATTGCCCAACAGACTCTTATCTGCAAGATGGAACACCATGCTCAGAAGAGGGTTACTGCTATCGAGGAAACTGCACCGATCGCAGTATGCATTGCAAGGAAATCTTTGGTGCAAGTGCTCGTGATGGCAATCAAAAGTGCTATGACATCAATAAGGAACGGTATCGATTTGGACATTGTCAGAGAGCAGAAGAAAGCCTCTTATTCACACCTTGTGCTGACAGAGATAAGATGTGTGGAAGGTTGCAGTGTACCAATATCACCCACCTACCACACTTGCAGGAACATGTTTCATTCCATCAGTCACTTATTGCTGGGTTTTCCTGTTTTGGGCTTGATGAGCATCGTTCAACAGATTCAACAGATGCTGGACGGGTAAGACATGGCACTCCATGTTCCCAAACCAATTTCTGTGATCGAGGGTCTTGCAATGGAACTTTGACTGAACTGAATTATGACTGCACCCCGGAAAAGTGCAATTTTAGAGGAGTATGCAATAATCATCGGAATTGCCATTGTCATGTAGGTTGGGACCCTCCAGACTGCGTGGGAGAAGGACCTGGAGGGAGTGCAAACAGTGGACCCCCTCCACGTAAAATGGGCACAATAAGACAGAGCCAACTACCACTGATATATGTAAGAGTGGTCGTTGGTCGTATTTATGTCTTTATAGGCTCATTGCTCTTTGGGATGGCTGTTCGTGTAGCAGCTACAAAGACTATCAAATTTGAAGACTTGCAGGCTGCTTTACTTCGGCATGGAACTTCAGCCACTGCGCCAAAGTAA